Genomic segment of Gallus gallus isolate bGalGal1 chromosome 28, bGalGal1.mat.broiler.GRCg7b, whole genome shotgun sequence:
AGCGAGCCTAGCAACGGCACCTTTCTGGATGTTGTAGTCGGCGAGCGTGCGGCCATCCTCCAGCTGCTTCCCCGCAAAGATCAGGCGCTGCTGGTCGGGGGGGATCCCTGCGGGGGAGAACCGTTAaccgggagggggggggggggggggggaaggggggagggatCGGCGGCCGCGGGGGCTCCCGGCTGAGCGCACCTTCCTTGTCCTGGATCTTGGCCTTCACGTTCTCGATGGTGTCATTGGGCTCCACCTCCAAGGTGATGGTTTTGCCCGTCAGCGTCTTCACAAAGATCTGCATTTTGGCACCGGTCCACCTGGCGGGGAGGAGAGGCAGCCGCGTCACCCCCCAGGCCGAGACCCGCGCGCGGCTCCCACCGCCGCCCCAACGCCGGAGCGCGGCCCCCCGACTTTCCCCACCCGCCCCGGGACCGAGTCCCGCTCCGTAACTCCTCCCCCTGGGCCCCAATCCCGCTCCGAGCACGCAGCCCGACCCCGCCGCACGCACCGCGCCGCCTCGCCGCCGAGAAAAGAGCGACCGGAACCGGAACCCGCCCGTCGTGACGTCACATCCGCTCCACCCTCCCGCCCCGCGCAGCCGCAATGCGCAGCCGCCGGCGCCTCGGCGCGGTGTGAGGGCGCGGCTTCCGTACCGGCCCGGCTCGTTCCGGTCTCGTTCCGGTCTCGTTCCTGTCTCGTTCCGGTCTCGTTCCGGTCTCGTTCCTGTCTCGTTCCTTCGTCCCCGCGTCCCGCAGCCCCCGCTCCAACCTGTCCCAGCCGCAGCCCGGCCTCCCGCCCCGCCGTATCTCccgcaggcagcagcaggcccGACCCCGGCCCCGGCCGTGCCCTCCCCGGGAGCTGAGGGCAGCACCTCAGGACCGTCCCGGCAGCTGCGGCCGCCCCCCGCGGGGCTCTGAGGTACGGCGCGGGGCTCCTCCGGCGGGAGGGACGCTGCGCTGCCACGAGGCGGCGGTGGCACGAGGCGGCGGGCAGTCCTGGGCTGCGTGCACGAGGCAACGGCGTTCCTGGAGGAAAGCAGCCGAACGCCGCACCGGATCTTCTGTGCCAGCAGAAATCAAAGACAGCGTTTTGCTGCTTTACGGAATCGTTTGAGGTGGAAGGGATCTTCCAAGGTGTTCCAACCCCCcacagtgaacagggacacccacagctcgagctcagagccccgtccacCCCTTTGTGTCtccaggatggggcatccaccacctcgctgggcaacctgtgccagtgcttcaccacccttatagtaaaaaactttttccttatatctagaTGAAATCTACTACTTTAatatgaaaccatttcccctttttctgcCACAATAGACCCTGCTGTAGAGAGCCCCATTCTTTCCTACAGCCCCATTAGGTAGGtgaaggctgctctcagccctccctggagccttcccttctccaggccgcacagccccagctctcagcctgtccttgtagggaagCTGTTCCATCCCTCAGACTGTCATGGTGGCACTCCTCTGGaggcactccaacaggtccatgtatctcctgtactgaggactccatgTGTGGATGCAGCattccaggtgaggtctcaccaaaGCGAAGGAACAGATCccctccctgacctgctggaTTTGGATGCCCAGAAAGCCAGCCGTATCCtgagctgtgagggcacactgctggctcatgtccagcttgccatccacctcTGACTCTTCTGGACACGCACACAAGAAAGGACAGGAGGCTTTTCAAACCCTCGTTTTACTCATTTGCCCATGTTAAGTTGCAGGGTTTGCGCTACAATGGCAGGTTTGAGGCAATAGGAGGGACCCTTCACCCCTTCTTCACTCAGCCATCTCTTCCCAAAAATAAATGGCCAAAGGAACACACAAATATAAATACAAGGTAGAGAGTTCTCGGgggctccagggatggggcagagccacGTGCCTTAGTCCAGGTCATTGGCAGTGTCTTCGTCTGTCAGACTCTGTCCGTTCACGGCCGGTAAATCATACTGGCCCTGTGATAAATCCTCAAAATCCTGACTCATGGTGGGAGAGATGATGTCGGGGCTCGTGTCACAGGACTCCGTGCTCTGCTCAGAGGTAGCGATGGTGGTTGTCGTGCTCTTCGGAACCGGGTCGAAGTCATCGTCGTCTTCTAGAATAGGAGATTCGTGAATGTCTGGAAAGGAAGATGGAGATGTTAATAACTGCTTCAGCTGCACACAGCAACACGATGCGCCGCAAGGCCGGCTACGAGGGGTGCTCTGGCAGAAGGATTTGCTCCTTTGCTTGTACCAGTAATCAACAAAAAACGGGTCCCACTTAAACGAGCAGCCATTTGCGGCTTTGTAATTTCCAACATCCACATTCAGTATAAGAAAAAAGCTCTCTGGATTCTTAACACGGCAGCTGCATGCTGGCAGTCCCAAAGGCCCCGACTCCCAAAGGTGGCACTGAAGGCACATCCTGAGGAGGGGGAACCTTCCCGGGGGATGAGAACCGACGGAAGCGCGGCAGAAGCAACCACTCACTGCTGAAAGCCTCCGGGTACTGCTTGGCCAGCTTCCCCTTCAGCGCCCTGCGGGAGGAGAGGGCCGGGTTCACAGATGGACCCCGCACACGCACACAGATCCCTTCGATCCGTGAGGTCCCCCGAGGCCACCGGGCCGtcccctccccccgccgccTACCGGATCCGACGGAAGATGCTGTCGAGGTCCTTCTTCATCTCCACCAACGTCTTGGTGTGGTGCAGGAAGCGCTCGTTCATCTGCTGCATGCGCAGGCTGGACAGGTTGTTGAAGTTGAGCAGCATCTCGTTCGTCTTCTCAAAGCGATCCAGCCTGCGTGCGGAGCGGCAGTTCCCACGGTTACACGGGGGCACCGGGGGCTGCCGCTCACACGGGACCCCGCTTCCCCCGGGACTCACATGTTCTTCTGAGCCTGGATGATAGCGTTCACGTCCTCGGCGTTCACCATGCCCAGCACCCGCCCGCAGAACACCCGCGAGGCTGTGGGCTCCATCGCGCCGCCGCCTGCGGGACCCCCGACCCCCGCCGTGCCCGGTAACGGAgtcttccccccccccgcccgcttCCCGGTAACGGCGTGGGCTCGAGCCCCTCTCGGtagccccgcccctcccgcgGCAGCAGCGGGGGCCgctcctttccctcccttcaCATGACGGGAGCGGCACCGGCGGCCGCGCCTCGCTTCCGGGTGCGGGGTTACGTCGAGCGCGACCCCGTGGCGTCACCGCGCGCGTGCGTCACGGCGCCGGGCCGGAAGTGGTGGCGATTGAGTCGGGTGAGGGGACCGGGAGCCGCAGGGCCGCCTCGGTACCGGAGCACAGACCCGGGGGTCTCCTGGGCGATGGCTTTGCCGCGCAGGGGTTGAGCCGCCCGGGAAACCTCTGGGGGCCTCCGGCGCCTACAGCCCTCGGAGGCGGGACACCGAGAGCTACCGCGGCTACGGGCGGCGGGGACACCGGCCCGGCGGGGGTGCCGGGCCCGCGGAGCAGGTGCGGTGCCGCGGCCCCTTTAAGTCCGCGGCGCGCCGCTCTCGACGCGTCGATGAGGAGCGTTGGCGCCACCCAATGGCCTCGGTGGGGCGGGAGGCAGCGGCCCAATGGGAGCGCGGGGGCGGGGCCAACGGCCTCGGGTTCGCGGGTAGGTGGGAGCGGCGGGGGGCGCGCGGCGGCCGTTGCTAGGGGGAGTCCCGGCGCGTGACGGGGACGGTGACGTGGGGACCCCCGCCGGGCGCGCGCGCGGGGGAAAAGCACGTGGTGGAGAGGGGCGCGCGGGGCGGTGCTTCCAGGGGCCGGAACCCGTGCCTGGGGCCTCCCCGGTCCGGCCCCGACAACCCCGCCGGGAGAGCCCCGTGCGCTCCGGGGTCGCTCGGGGGGTGCTGGCGGCCTCATCGCGGTGTTCGTAGCACCGACTGTTCCTCTCTCCCGCAGGTCGCTactctccctgctctgccacGATGGCTTCCAGCGGAGAGGAGATGAGCAGCGGCTCCCCGGGCCGGGCAAGCAGCGACACCGAACCGCCCGGTCCGGAACCGGCTGCGACCTGCGCCGCTCAGCTGGACGGTGCAGAGGATTTCGAGGTTCTGGAGGAGGACGAGGACGACCTGAGCGAGCTGCCACCGCTGGAGGACGTGGGACGGGCACGGGGACCACTGCGGGAGGACGCCCAGTCCTCAGAGCAAGGCCCGGGGGAAGCAGCTGAGGACCCCCAGGAATGGCTCGATGTCTTGGGTGAGAGCAGgtcaggagggcagcagggtgTTCCCAGGATGCCTTGACCACCACAGAGGCTGAGGTTGGGCTGGGAGTGAGGTTCTCCCCTTCCCTGCTGCGGGCTGACCACCTCTGGCTTCTCTTGGCCCAGGGAGCGGCTTGCTTAAGAAGAAGACACTCGTGCCAGGTCAGGGCGTGGAGAGCCGCCCCCGCAAGGGCCAGGAGGTGACTGTCCGTCTGAGGGCCACGCTGGAGGATGGCAATGTGGTGGAGGAGAACCCCAGCCTCACCTTTACCCTGGGAGACTGCGATGTATTGCAGGTGGGGCTTGGAGGAATCCACCCTGATGTGTGCGACTTCACCCTGGGGGGAGACTTAGGGTTGGCGATGTCCTTGTTGGAGTCAGGATTGACCCCTTTGCTCATCTTCTCCTGCAACGTTGCTCTCTGTAGGCTCTGGACCTCTGTGTACAGCTTATGGAGATGGGAGAAACGGCTTTGATTATGTCAGATGCCAAGTACTGCTATGGTGCACAGGGCAGGTGAGCGTGGAGAGTGTGGAACGGGATAGGGTAGGCCCAAAAAGGGCTACGACTGCTATCCCCAGTCCCCACTACCACAGCCTGGGCTCCTGGGGAGCCCCTGTGGCTCTGCTGTCACCTCTGGGATTGGTGGAGtttgcagcagagccaggcctGAGAATGGCTTTGTGCCACTGCAGGAGCCCTGACATCCCACCCAACGCAGCGCTCACACTGgaggtggagctgctggaggctcGGGATGCACCAGACCTGGAGCTGCTCAGCGGGAGGGAAAAGATAGGCCTGGCCAACCGCAAGCGGGAGCGAGGTAACTTCTACTACCAGCAGGCAGATTATGTGCTGGCCATCAATTCCTACGACATCGCTCTCAAAGTCATCAGCTCCAGCTCAAAAGGTACCCCCTGCTGCTGTGAGTGAGGGCTGCCTGTGCTTCCTTCCTGTTGTAACCCACCTCTGGGGTCTTTGCAGTTGATTTCACCCCGGAtgaggaggcagagctgctggacgTGAAGGTGAAATGTCTTAACAATCTGGCAGCCTCTCAGCTTAAACTGGACCATTATGAGGCAGCCCTGAAGTCCTGTAACCTTGTTCTGGAGCACCAGCCAGGGAACATCAAGGCACTTTTCCGAAAGGGCAAGGTGAGGTGCTGccatccctgctctgcagcaggactgGGGAGGCGCGGAGACCACAcctcaatcacctccctcaacccccacctcaccttcCAGGTCCTGGCCCAGCAGGGCGAGTACAGAGAGGCCATCCCCATCCTAAAGGCGGCTTTGAAGCTGGAGCCTTCAAACAAGGTAGGCTGGGTGTTCTCAGGGCTCTGTCCTTGTGACCATGTTCCTACAAGCCTCAGTGTCCCCCGTAGCTGTCATCAGCCTCCTCTGCGCAGGGCCAGGGCAGCCGTGGGGTGGTGTACCAAGTGCCAGCACCCAGTGCTGCAATACCTGAACATGGCTGAGCTCGTGGGTTCCTTATCTCCATGTTGCAAGACTCTCTTTTTGCCCTTTGGCCCTTTGGTATCAGGGCTTTCTGCCAGCCCACCtctgcttcagcagctctgcctgcatgGTCTGGCTTCCCCAGTGGCTTGTGCCATTGCTGTGAGAAGTGAGGCAGAGCAAGTCCTTGCCATCTCactcagcagcctgcagcatgATTCATTGGGTGGCCCCAGCAAGCCCAGACCTCAGTCCAGCGCCCAGGCCAGAGCAATCTCTCGGTCAGGAATTTCCTGTCGGTTAATGATCAGCTGCAGGACTGAAGCCTCAGGGAAGTCAAAAGCCTCAGCAGTGCCAGGAAATGGCCCCAGCaaaagcagggctgggagcagcaggggaggtgctgcctgcagtgggggcTTTGCTCCTGCATTGGCTCCTCGGTTTTATCCGCCTCTTTGTGGGCATTTCACCAAAACATCACAGTTCACCTCGTGTTCCCTGGTGCCTGAAGGTCACGGGCAGCACGGGGCCCTGCAGGTGCTCCATAGCCTTCAGAGCACCCAGGCACCTTGTGCTCTGAGAGCCCTCATGGGGAAGGGCATAAGGGACCTCAGAGTAGCACTTGGGCAGCTTGGAAGAAGTAGGGGAGCAGAACTGGGACTACCGGGGTGAGGGATGCTGTCCCTGCTTGTCCTTCGTGTCATTGCcgctggcagggctgcagctcatCAGCCCATCTGGGTGAAGCTTTTAATTGAAAAGGAGCAAAAATCAAAATGCCTGGCAGTGACGTTACTGGTGAAACCACATACAAATTACTGGCCTTTCCAGCTGCTTGCTGGGATTCACAGGGATGTGGCCGTGCTGCTCCAGACAGCAGCGTTAAACACACATTAGTGAGTCACAGCTATGGCTACTGGTGGTGAAAACAGACTGAAGAAATGCTCAGCTCCACCTGCCCTTGGATGAGGAAACCTGGTTGTCTGGAGCTGCCAGCACCTCCTAACTGGCACAGACCTTCGTGTCCCTTTCTAACCCCCTGGAAATTCACCTTTATGGAGATGCTGTTTGTCCTACACCAAAGCATCAAACCCCGCAAGCTGCTGGGGTGTGTTTGCAGGTGCTCGGCTGCTGGTGGCATGGCTTGGCAGTGCCGTGGCTGCTCGCCGTACTGGTGCTTTGGGGCAGCATCAGAGccgcctgcagcacagcatccccagcagAGGGCACAGCACAGTTGTGGCTCCCGTATGCCGCTGTCACCAcatcctgctgccactgcaggcTGGAGGCGTCGGCCCTCCACCACGGAGCAGGTCCCCTGGTGCAGGCAGGATGCAGCAGGACGTCCAGGTTTTGCCCCAGTCTGGCTTCACACCAGGCTTGGTGTAAGCCTGATTTCCCAGCCTTTTTCCAGACAGAAATGTGGGAGAGCTCTGGCTGGTCTGTCCCTGAGGCAGAAACTTTTCTGCCTCGATTAAAGGAGAAAATCCTTTCCTGATGCCTGCCATCAGCTTCAGGCTCCTctctgcactgccagcagctttTCCTTGGTGTCACTTCCACAGGAAACAGGCTGCCAGCAAACAGAAGCTTTGGTGGACAGAAAGGATGGGGCATGCCTAGAGCTCAGAACTGCATTTTTAGGAGGGTTTGGCAGGATTACTCCAGAGGGATGAGGGAAGGTTCTGAGGGTCCTGAGCAGGCAGGAAACCACGTGCCAGCCTGGTGCAGCCCCTCCATGcggggcagtggggcagcatCAAGCCATCAGCTCCTGCATGGCCAGGGGGGCCCAGTCTGCTGTTATCTGCACTGTGGTCcctgtcccctcccctccatcctGGGTTTGATAACCTCTATGCTGCACTCTGCTCCCCAGACCATCCACGCCGAGCTCTCAAAGCTGGTGAAGAAGCACGCAGACCAGAAGACGGTGGAGACAGAGATGTACAGGAAGATGCTTGGGAATCCCAGCGCCAGCAGCGCCCCGGTGAAGTGCAAAGACAAACTGACCTGGGtaagggctgctgctggcataCAGAGGGATGGCAGAGCGTTGGGGTCACCCCTGGGGTGGGGACTGCAGGGGATGTGTCCCTGGGGGCCAATGTggtgctgctcctcctgggcAGGGGGCTGCGGGACTGAACCACCCCAGGCTGAGGGTCAGGAAATCGCTGATAGCGGCGGTGCTGCCGCTCTGCCTGGCGATGGCAGCTGGAGGCTCTGGACTTTGCTCTCAGCTGGCTGTGCAGGTGGAAAGCGCCGTCAGCTGGGCAGCACATGCTGTCCTCTCGGACGTGCCGGCCACGCGCCGGGCAGAGCCGACGCAGCACTTGCCTTTTTGGGCTGTGTTATCTCGGATGCGTGTCGGGAGCCGTGCActgccccacggccctgtgccagcaggcagggctgcatgTCCCGGCTGAGGGGCATCCCGTCACATTGCCaatttctctcctcttcagtCCATCCCCTGGAAGTGGCTCTTTGGTGCGACAGCCATCGCGCTCGGTGGGGTGGCCCTATCTGTTGTCATCGCAGCCAGGAACTGAGGGCAGCGGTGGGGAGCCCGGCGCTGGGATGTGCCTCACTCCTGCCAGGGATGTCCATGGGGCTCCGCTCCCCTCCTCGTTCCCTGTGGACTCACACATGCTCTCCTGGCAGGAGGTACCACGTCCCCCCTACCCTGACCATCACCCAGCACCCCCACACCTCGTCCTGCTGGGGACAGAGCCGCAGGCAAAGCAGAGACCCCGCAGCCCTGAATGCATCAGGGGCAGCCTGACCTCCTGCGAGTGCTGCACGCAGTGACTGTCCCCATCAGTGTGTCCCAGGGAGGACGCAGCAAGCTGTGCTCCTGGCCACggggctgctggaggaagcTGGCTGGCTGTGAGCCCACTCCAAGGAACGTGGGGTGCACGGGGCACGTGCAATGAGATTCCCCCCGAGCTGGAGGGCTGCCGGggagccccagctctgccctcccgCTCCCCCCTCAGCACTTCCCCAGAGCGTGCAATGCCCACAGAAAGCCAAAGAGCCCCATGGACCGAAGGACAGGCGGAGAAGCGCCATAGCCGTgtcccagctgctcctgcaggtcCGGCCCTGCGGggtcctcctgccctgcagctgcccccagccGCGGGCCCACAGCTGCCAGCCCCGCTCTCAGCTCTACTCCCAGGGGCCGTTCGCActgtcccccccctccccgaaCTGACTGTGAACTCCCAATAAAGGACAATTCGTGCACGGCTGGGCCTTGTTCTTCCCAGCGTggggtgcagcactgcagcaggggctgggagcagctggctggggggcagtggggaatCTGCTCGGATGGGGGGAGTCGCGCGCATGGGAATAAAACCAACTCCAGCCCCAAAGGCTGCCCTGGGGGGGCTCGCTTGCCTTTAGTGGGAGGGGGGCCTGCGTACCTCCAGGCCGTGCCCAGGGGCAGATGCTCTGCGGGAAGAGCGCTCCTGGGCCCCTCGGGGCGTTGTGCCAGccggagggggtggggggggtttcCCCAACAGCCTCCGGGCaccgcccgcccgcagcccccgagtccccccgcggccgccccaAACCACCATTCCCGCCGTGCCCCGCGgccatttattttgcatatcCCCGCCCCTCCCTTTTGTCACCCAATCCGCCGCGGCGCCCCGTGGAGCTCGACCAACGGGAGCGCGCTCTGCCCACCTCCTTCCCCCAGCAACAGGCTCTCCGGATGGGCGGAGCCCGGGGAGCTCTGCCTCCGGACGTCTCATGAATAATGCACGAGGGGGGCGTGGCGGCGGCGGAGGCCCCGGCGGCCCAGGCGCGGAGGGGGAGACGGTCCCAAGATGGCGGCGCTGCAGGCGGAGCGCGGGTACGGGCTGTCCTGCGGCCGGCTGGGCCGCGGCACCCGCGTCTCCGTCTTCCACGTGAAGCTGACGGAGAGCGCCCTGCGCGCCTTCGAGAGCTACCAGGCGTGTAAGGtgaggggcggggggcgcggcaCGGCCCCGGCACGAGGCCTTTGGCCGGAGCCCCgcggtggggctgtggggctgtggggctgtgggggggggtggTTCTGTGGAGCCGTGGCGGGGGGGGCTCGGCtccgtgtggggctggggctgatTTGGGAGACGGTCCCCGTTTTGGTGGTTTGAAGGCCGTGGGGGGGGTTGGCTGTGCCCTTCGGTTACGCCTCAGACTGGGGGGTTCCTGGCGTCCCCCTGCGGGCGGTGTCGGGGTGTGGGGGTGTCCCCGTGTCCGCCTCCAGGGGGTGGGCGGGGGGGATTCCTGGCCTCCGGAAAGCCCCGGGGGGGTCGGGAGGCGTCGTGTGCCCCCTGGGGGTGTCCgggagaaaaggggggggggtgcgggggcTGCGCTGTCGGTCCCCCCCACGTAAATGGCCGTGGAGTGACGGGGGGGGCGGcgttccttctcctcctcctcctcagtgACCGCGGAGCcgctccccctccccccggcTACGTGACACCGGGCAGCGCAGGTCCCCCTCCCCCCGTGCATAGGGGAGCTGTGGGGTtgtgtcgtccccccccccccccttcgtGTCTCGGGGttcccccgccgccccccggctCGGGCTGGGGCCGCACATCGCCATCCCCCACTGTCTGCTGAGCTCtttccccaaccccccccccccccatcacggTCCCAGCGCTGCCCTCTCATCCTCTCGCGttctttcccccctttccccgCGTCTCAGTGCCGCCCTTCACCTCCCCAGCAGCCGGAACCCACCGCGCTCTGTAGGATAAACCATATGTTGTCACAGCACTATTTTTAATGTCGGGTGTGGGTTACATCACAGCCCCGCGTTGGGCAATCATCCGTGCGAGGACGGACGTAATTACTGTTCCAGGCTTTATCAACTCGTCTTTTAATGAGCGCTTATCAGCGTTCTGGGGAGGCAGTGGCGATGGAAGGGGCCTCGGATAGGCTGAGGGTTTcgattatttttttccctttaaaaatacaaatatacgggtgttaaaatgaaagcaatgagGCCTGTGTGTTGGGAAGGTCTTTTCCTTTGGGGGAGGGTGAGTAGGAAGGCTCCGGGCAGCTGCGCTCAGTATTTCGGGCAGCTATTCTGGGTCGCGGCGCTGTGAATAGTGGTGTTTATTTTCCAAACGCTGTTTGGTGGCCATCGGCCACTAATGAACTTTGCTTCCTTCCCCGCCACCCAAAGGAGCAGCAGCCGGAGCTGCCGAGCAGGGAGGGACGGCAGCGCTGTTTGTGCAGTGAGTAACGCAGCGGTGAGTGGCCGTGAGCTCACGCGCCGCGTTGGCCCGGTGAGTTTCCCCACTGATGGGCAGTGGGGTCGGCACGGCCGGGGCGGCCGTttgcagctctgggctgtgaTTTCCTTTTGGTGAATGGAAGACATTCGCTCCGAGCTCTGCGTGCTTTGAGGCGCGGTGGAGCCGATGGTGGCGGTGCGTTGGGTGCGTCGTGgcacagcagccagagctgtgagctccagtgctcctgcagcccccttgtgcagcctgacctggtcCTGCAGCAGGATGGTGTGTCGGTGTGATGCCCGTGGATGGGGCAATGGCTTCGTTGGGTTGAGTTGCTCTTGGCCTAAGGGTGACGCGTTGGGATGGCACAGTTCCGAAGTGATGGCCCCGCTGGGTCTACTCCTTTGGGTTGGAGCGTTTGTGTTCCTTTTGTGGAGCTGTGGGGCGGGCAGTGGGGTGATGGAGAGTGGCGTTCGTCCCTTTTGGGTGCTGGGATCTGCTGGGTTTCTGTCTCCAGCCACAGCATGGGGTGCTGTGCTTACATGGAAGGGGCAGAACCCGCatcacctgctcacacctcccAGCAGTCTctgcctgctgagctctgcactgaAGGCTGAGCGTTGGTAACGTGTCCCAGGCCAGCCTGTGTGCTGGTGAGATGGAGCTGGCCTTGTCCCGCAGCCTAAAACAACGCTCAGCTCTCCAAGGAATGCGCTCTGCGTTGGCTCGCCTGCGTCAGCCACACGCTGGATGGGTCCAGGCTCTGCTGGGCCACCCCATGAGGCTTCTGccccctctgctcagccagGCCAAGCAGCTGGGGTCTGCTGTGCCCCTGCCCTGCTTTCCTCCCACAGCCTTTGCCCTGCGTCTCATCCTTCTCACTCCGTGTGGTGCGGACAGCTGTGGTGTTACCCCATCAATACATCCAGGTACccctcagcacacagcactcatgctttgctttttgcccCCAGCCTCTGTCAGCATCACAGCAGTTCTGGGTGGACAGATTTGGGTTGAGCACCACACACAGACCCGTGTGCCATTGCACCCATCAGTGCTGCGGCCGTGCAGAGCTGATGACTATTCCTGGAACTTCCCCGGTGGGAATTTCCCATATTTATCAGAAAATGGCTGTGGTTTTAGGAGCAGCACTCACACAGAGGGTTGCATTCTGA
This window contains:
- the FKBP8 gene encoding peptidyl-prolyl cis-trans isomerase FKBP8 isoform X1; the protein is MIAFTSSAFTMPSTRPQNTREAVGSIAPPPAGPPTPAVPGRYSPCSATMASSGEEMSSGSPGRASSDTEPPGPEPAATCAAQLDGAEDFEVLEEDEDDLSELPPLEDVGRARGPLREDAQSSEQGPGEAAEDPQEWLDVLGSGLLKKKTLVPGQGVESRPRKGQEVTVRLRATLEDGNVVEENPSLTFTLGDCDVLQALDLCVQLMEMGETALIMSDAKYCYGAQGRSPDIPPNAALTLEVELLEARDAPDLELLSGREKIGLANRKRERGNFYYQQADYVLAINSYDIALKVISSSSKVDFTPDEEAELLDVKVKCLNNLAASQLKLDHYEAALKSCNLVLEHQPGNIKALFRKGKVLAQQGEYREAIPILKAALKLEPSNKTIHAELSKLVKKHADQKTVETEMYRKMLGNPSASSAPVKCKDKLTWSIPWKWLFGATAIALGGVALSVVIAARN
- the FKBP8 gene encoding peptidyl-prolyl cis-trans isomerase FKBP8 isoform X2, producing MASVGREAAAQWERGGGANGLGFAGRYSPCSATMASSGEEMSSGSPGRASSDTEPPGPEPAATCAAQLDGAEDFEVLEEDEDDLSELPPLEDVGRARGPLREDAQSSEQGPGEAAEDPQEWLDVLGSGLLKKKTLVPGQGVESRPRKGQEVTVRLRATLEDGNVVEENPSLTFTLGDCDVLQALDLCVQLMEMGETALIMSDAKYCYGAQGRSPDIPPNAALTLEVELLEARDAPDLELLSGREKIGLANRKRERGNFYYQQADYVLAINSYDIALKVISSSSKVDFTPDEEAELLDVKVKCLNNLAASQLKLDHYEAALKSCNLVLEHQPGNIKALFRKGKVLAQQGEYREAIPILKAALKLEPSNKTIHAELSKLVKKHADQKTVETEMYRKMLGNPSASSAPVKCKDKLTWSIPWKWLFGATAIALGGVALSVVIAARN
- the FKBP8 gene encoding peptidyl-prolyl cis-trans isomerase FKBP8 isoform X3; this translates as MASSGEEMSSGSPGRASSDTEPPGPEPAATCAAQLDGAEDFEVLEEDEDDLSELPPLEDVGRARGPLREDAQSSEQGPGEAAEDPQEWLDVLGSGLLKKKTLVPGQGVESRPRKGQEVTVRLRATLEDGNVVEENPSLTFTLGDCDVLQALDLCVQLMEMGETALIMSDAKYCYGAQGRSPDIPPNAALTLEVELLEARDAPDLELLSGREKIGLANRKRERGNFYYQQADYVLAINSYDIALKVISSSSKVDFTPDEEAELLDVKVKCLNNLAASQLKLDHYEAALKSCNLVLEHQPGNIKALFRKGKVLAQQGEYREAIPILKAALKLEPSNKTIHAELSKLVKKHADQKTVETEMYRKMLGNPSASSAPVKCKDKLTWSIPWKWLFGATAIALGGVALSVVIAARN